Part of the Benincasa hispida cultivar B227 chromosome 11, ASM972705v1, whole genome shotgun sequence genome, TTAAATGATTAAGGCTTTTATCACTAGAAATAGGTAATTTGTTTCTTCAACCTCTTAGAGCGGTGTTGCGTTGCATATTTCAACACTTCTTTTAGGTGTCTAATATGAAAATATCATAAGGTACTAACAAATTCATAGCGGGAATTTCATTAAAATGCATATAAACTATTTTATATATTACACATTTTTAATAGATGTGTCCTTGTGGTATCCGTCTTCTATCCATGTCcttgctttattttattttattttctattagcGTTTTTGTGGTAACTTGATAGAAATTAACTGGAGGttatcatttttctctatacCAAACTGACGTTGTTGCTCAGTTTCTCATTTATTCAAAGGCTGTTTAATGATCCAAAAATAGTGTTTGGATAACATAGCATTATTTTAATCCATGGTGGCCACCTACCTAGGATTTTATATCCTACTAGTTTTCTTAACACCCAAATGTGGTAAAATCAAGCAGGTTGTCTCGTGAGATTAGTTGAGATGCACGTAAGCTGGCTTGAACACTCacgaatatttattaaaaaaaaaaaaaaagataacatAGCATTGCTGTGATGAATATTGATCTTCAAATGAATGTTCCTTTCCGAAACCTTTTGTTTGGGTTGGTTAGGTGTAATTTGTACTGTAATTCCTTTTATAATGgtgaaatatattttaacttCCGCAAGATATATTTGGTCCATATATTCcacatttttggaatttaggaACAATTAGCAATCTTCTGTTCTAGATGTTCACTCCATGGTTTTTTAATTAGCAGGAACTCGAAAGATGCTTGGCAGAAATAGAAGCTTCTCTTCCAAGTGAACCAAGAACAGATGATGAGAATGCTGTGACACTATTAGTGCGCATGCCAGATGGCAGTCGCCGTGGTCGTCGATTTCTCAAAACTGATAAGTTACAGGTGAATTTTATAAAGGTTGTTGACGGTGGATTTGTATTCTATGCCCCTCTCTTTGCCTTACCAGTTACCGCCTGTGATATGTTTTGTAGTGTCTCATGGACTTCATTGATATTGGTAGAGTTGTCAAGCCTGGCTCCTATAGACTGGTGAGTACATTCAATATGCTAAGACGAGCAAATATCATGTGTCCTGTTTCTCGGTCAAGTGATTATTTTTGTCTTTCTTCCAAGACTATATAGTAATTCCGATGCTATGCTAACTAGAGAGTAAGAACAAATTTGGAAGGGGTGTGATTTGTCaataaacaatcaaaatttattttaaaacccAACAGAGACATTTGATTATTTGATCATTTGCTTGAAGAGTAGACATTTACTTTGTATGAATGAAATACTTACATATCCCAGGTCATGGGAGCTAAAATAGGAAGTTCAAAAGTTAGATCAAAGACTAATACAGAATCTAATGATTAAACCTATGGTTAATATTTTGGAGATTTCATCTGATGTATGTATGTATCCATGGAACAGGTGAGGCCATATCCTCGAAAAGCGTTCGGAGATGGGGAGGGTTCATTAACGTTGAATGAACTTGGACTTAACAGCAAACAAGAAGTTTTGTATCTGGAGTTGATTTAATTGCAACTGCATCGGTTCTGAACCACGGAAATTTAAATGACATATACATGAAAACTACATCGTCTTCCCTCTCTGTTGGAGCTTTGTTTGTGTGGATGAAACAGAGATGGCATTTGAAGGTATAAATAATGATCTTTGAAGTGCAAAATATTTGTTGATCCTTGTGCCGTGGAGGTTGTTGCCTGTATGCAGCTTTTCCTGTTAATActatgattttagaaatcatatTGAATTATGTGGCTGCTGCTTTGTACATGACTAGAGTTCAATTCATTTTAGACGCAAACGTTGCATATGTTAGATTGTTAGCCTAAATCTTTAGATAGCTCCACAAAATGGTTATTTTGGTTCTGATGTTTCCTTGTCATTTTCATCTTTTGGACATTTCAGAGCCTTGATAAATCAGCTTCTTTCTGGTTTGAAGGACATGATTCAAGCTTTTATATCAAAAGAGCAAATGGAGGATGAAGAGACATACTTTGGAATATGTCGAAAAAGTGTGTGGGAATTTGAAAAAAGAAgtggattttcaaaaattgaaaaataaggaaaattatttatacCATAGTaaagttttaatctttttatagacgttgatagaagtctatcaatgatagacgttgatagaagtctatcattgagcGTTTAGAAGtcgatagaggttgatagagtTTATCaatcttttagaaaaaaaattatattttaaaccaaatcaattttgaaaaattaataagtTAATGCTTTTgtgtaatatatattttaatttttaataaatttagaggttcaagaagttttttttaaatcttaattaaaGTAACTTTTAACTCAcgtgtttttttatttatttgtcaagACTTAACAATTTTGCACTTTAAAATCATTTAAAGTTGTATTAaccctttttctaaaaaaaaaaacaaaacaaaagaaagaatttttttataaaggTATTTAGATTCGGGGTTAGGTTGAAAGATTTTTTAGGTTCAATTTAATTGTTCGAGTTGTAAATTTTTCAATCCAAATAACTCCTATTAcaaaatgaatcaaattcaacttaaccatgaaatatttggattgggttggtttTGGATAAttggattatttatttaaaattttgttcgaaaatgtaaatatataaaaatataatttaattatttttatatattaaattaagattaacaattcaatttcaatctatatattgaaaattttctttttaaaatgcaatgaaactatttttaaaaattgttgacgaataaattattcaaaaaatattaaaattaaataaaattaaaatcaatatatgtataaataattgtgttataagtaataaaaattataatttaaagttaataataaattcgggttggtttgagttGGTATTTGGTTCTGATGTCCCGAAAATCCTAATACTTAATGTGATGAGGGAAGAGCAAGGGGAGGGAAGggtgcaaaaagaaaaaagtattttttaagtGAAAAAGAAGCAATTATAAAGGTTTAAAAGGTATTTTTAAGTGTACACTCTTATTCTCATGCTATTTAAGTATTTATGATCTAAGTGGAACTTTTCTTTTTGGATAATAATGCTCTCAAATTTTTAGTGCAACGGAACTAGAGAATTCAAACCTTAGACCTTTTAATCACAACATAAACGATATATCAATCGAAAATACTTTGTCCATAACACTAAATAAATATTCAATTCATACATAATGAAATTCTAGTCCATGACATGTCAGGGTAAACCAATTTGAAACTGAACTTTTCAGTTGAATTTCAGACTTGGATTAGTGTCATAACTTGTACTTTCTGATGAATGCATTGATTGGATTACAAATAAAGGCTTGGTATCTGATGGAGTTTcagattaaaaacaaaaaaacaaagattTTAGAGTTAGAATTCTTGTTGAAATAGGTGATGTTTTGgagattaatttaattgtcGACTTTGTGCAATAAGTTGGGGTAAATTTGAACATACATATTACCagtttaatgtttaatttgatgaaatagaaaatttaaGATAAAAATTTAGGATTTGTTTAATAGAAAATTTGAAGACAATAGATTTAATAAGAACATAATTGTATTTCAAGTTATCATATACGTGTTTGGTAACAGATTTATAAACTGGATTATAATTTAGataattattgaaaatgtaATTGATATTATGTTTATAAATGATCAAAAATTTTGTAGTCGTGCACTAAATATTAGTTAACAATCaatattattagtttatttgtaaacatcttttatgttctttttatatgattattattttataatattatataaattatataatatatattttacttttcaaaaaaaggcattgagtttataatataattttgtactttaaaaattcaaaattcaaaatgtggatataatgaaaacataaaagtgTTATTTTCAGAATTTGCACTGTTTGGATACAAAAatctgaaaacaattttcaaaaatagaatccGAGTTGTCTACCAAACACATTCATTTAACTCAATGAATTTGGGAACATAAAACATAATCTAGATTCTCTATCAACATGTCTTATTAACCCGATCTTATTTCTCAAACAATAAAGAGAACAAGATAGATTAATTTAAAGTTAGTAAGAAATTATATACTTAATAAATTTTAGATCTATTTCTTAAGATGATTAATAACAATactttatatttaataacaaaGTATTTCACATACCCAATTCTTCAAAACATTACTTTACAAACTCTATTATCTTTCTAACCTGATTTAACATGAAAACTCACATAAAGAACCCTAAAATCAATGGagttcaaaagaagaaaaaagaagaagaatatgatGAAGTTGTCTgtctttattgaataaaagaaGTGGAAGACCTTCAAAAGGAACATCATAGAAAGAAATTGTAATGAATACTTGCATAAAGAATTAAAGAATTACAACAAATCAAATGTagactttaaaaaataacaatgccTATGcttctatagttttaatactcAACAAATAAAATCTTGTATCTCCAacaaaagaatgaaagaataaTCAATCACCCATTTCTATACTCTCGCTTCTACCCTACaaagaattttcatttttgtataaCAAATTACAATTGAAATCAAAAGAATGGAAAAAATTAATCAAGAAGTTGGATGGTTAAATGAAGATGAACTTCCAGGAACTTCTGCTGGTGACCAAGCTGAGACAGTGTAAAGTGGCTGATCTTCCCAAGTTAGACAAAGTGCTTGAGCtgctccttcttcttcttcttcaatctttgtGACATTGAATCCATGAGCTGATGAGTACATTTTCAGGAGGAATTGAGTCTGAAGAAGCTCTCGATCGTCGCAAATCCCGATGCATTGCAGGCCTCCTTGCTGCTCCATATCCTTCTTCCATTTCTTAAATCCAACATGTCTTTCATACCTCTCCCTTCCTTCACATGCTATCATGTTCCTTATCTCCCTCCCAAACATGTCTTCAATTTTCAACCGGGCTGAGCTGTCGGGTGGAAGACTAGCGTCGAGGGAATCAAATATGGCGGCGTAATATTTCAGTGTGGCTGCAACTCGAGTCTCCAACCTCGGTTCGTTGTGCTCAGCGGCTTCTTGTTCAGCCATGACAACAATGCTTGGGTTTGTGCTTCTTATAAGCCCCAAAAAGTCCCTCAATGCTCCTCCATTGCCATCATACAATGTCTTGTGCAGTTGGAGAATGCAATTCACTCCTACACTTTCTTGCTCCTTGACATGAAGCATCCATAGCCTCACATCCTCCAATCGGTCCACCACGGCATGGAACTCGAATGGCAGCCTCAATGCCTCAGCGAACCCTGCTAGCCTATCTCCTGTTTCGTTCAATTCCTGCTTCGACTCACCGATCCCGGTGATTCGCACATGACTTGGAGGGTTTGTTCTAGATGCCAAACTTTGGAACAAGCTTGGCCATTGCAGCCCTTGCTTTATGTCAAAGTCTATGATGTGAACCCTGTCTTTCCCTTCAAATGCTCTTAGCAACATCTCATTTGCAGTGAAGTGGATGAATTTCGGGATTGGGCTCACCTCGTTTAGAAGCCGTAGCGCTGTCCCGGTATCATCCTCAATCCGATCATATTCCCTCGGTGTCGTTATGTAAAACACCTGTGGCCAAACTCTGCTCACCCTAACTGCTAAAGCTTCTGTGTAATATGCAATCAAACGTGTAATTGGTGATGAGCCTTTTGGTGAAGCTTGACTCCCAAGTTTATCTATCAAATGGTTAATCAAACCAATGTTCTTTGATCCAATTGCTTCTACACATGCCATTAGAAGACTTATCAGCTcaaacccttcttcttcttccctttcatTCTCTAAACCAGAAccttgatgatgatgatatgaAGGATTTCTTGAGCTTCCATTCCCAATTTCTGGCACTGATGTtgttgctgctgctgctgctgtaACATTCTCTGTTGGTAATCTTCTTCTCAATGCAAATCTCTCACTTTCTGATGATGAACTCGACCCCGAACCCGAACCAGAGCCTTCATGAGCCTTCACATGGCTGCTTTCTCCATCATTTCCTTCTCCCAAATCGGCGATCTCAGACAAAAATGGCGACGGTGACGAAATTACTTCACTTCCTGGAAGAAAACAGAGTCCTTCTTCATCCCCATCAGGCTGATGAAACCAGAAACTCCCACCCCCACCGCCGAATTGGCTCAGAAATAGTCTGTCTCCAGCGTCGTCTCTGCATTCTCTCTTCCTTTTGGCGCTGTTAATGGAAgaatcatcatcatcaaacCCAACTTGCTCTGCAATTCTCTTCAAGTTCTTACCTTTCCCTTTCCAAAACTCTTGCTTGATCTGCTGGTTGGTGGCGGATAGCGGCGGGAGCCTGATGTTCTGCTTCTCGACAGAGAGTGCAACCGGGCGGATTGACGGGGATCGGGCGGTGGCAGAGGTGTCTTTAGAACGGGAAAAGCTGCAGGGCAAATCCAATCTCTGTGTGCTCATTGAAGTGGGCAACTGCAAATGGCAAGCTGGAAATGGCGGCTGTGCTTCACTTCTCAATCGATTCCTTGGCGAGAGCAATGTTGAACTAGAACACCCAGCCAACATCCTCTATCTTCTTCCAACTCTTTTGCTtcgtttttctaaaaaaatcaacaCACCCCCACAAacctatttttcctttttttcccctctGTTTTTCTAAATTCCTTTTAGAGTTTATaagtctttaaaaaaaaaaaaaaatcaattcccTTTAAGACCTAAAAAGAATGAAACTACGTGAGTGTGTGAACAATTCCGAAAAATGATATggacaaagaa contains:
- the LOC120090336 gene encoding scarecrow-like protein 28, giving the protein MLAGCSSSTLLSPRNRLRSEAQPPFPACHLQLPTSMSTQRLDLPCSFSRSKDTSATARSPSIRPVALSVEKQNIRLPPLSATNQQIKQEFWKGKGKNLKRIAEQVGFDDDDSSINSAKRKRECRDDAGDRLFLSQFGGGGGSFWFHQPDGDEEGLCFLPGSEVISSPSPFLSEIADLGEGNDGESSHVKAHEGSGSGSGSSSSSESERFALRRRLPTENVTAAAAATTSVPEIGNGSSRNPSYHHHQGSGLENEREEEEGFELISLLMACVEAIGSKNIGLINHLIDKLGSQASPKGSSPITRLIAYYTEALAVRVSRVWPQVFYITTPREYDRIEDDTGTALRLLNEVSPIPKFIHFTANEMLLRAFEGKDRVHIIDFDIKQGLQWPSLFQSLASRTNPPSHVRITGIGESKQELNETGDRLAGFAEALRLPFEFHAVVDRLEDVRLWMLHVKEQESVGVNCILQLHKTLYDGNGGALRDFLGLIRSTNPSIVVMAEQEAAEHNEPRLETRVAATLKYYAAIFDSLDASLPPDSSARLKIEDMFGREIRNMIACEGRERYERHVGFKKWKKDMEQQGGLQCIGICDDRELLQTQFLLKMYSSAHGFNVTKIEEEEEGAAQALCLTWEDQPLYTVSAWSPAEVPGSSSSFNHPTS